In Paenibacillus guangzhouensis, a single window of DNA contains:
- the wecC gene encoding UDP-N-acetyl-D-mannosamine dehydrogenase: MVEKVCVVGLGYIGLPTASLLAIKGLHVHGVDVNQHAVDRISQGEVHIYEPDLDIMVKAAVQSGQLQVSTKPAEADVFILAVPTPFQDHQKPDLSYVEQAVQSIVPYLRPGNIVILESTSPIGTTEKITEWILEARTDLNISEAMHAIQQRIYVAHCPERVMPGQILRELVENDRIIGGVDGPSTNRAVLFYRQFVSGKILETNARTAEMAKLTENSFRDVNIAFANELSLICDQLDINVWEMIRLANHHPRVNILQPGPGVGGHCIAVDPWFLVDAAPEQARLIHTARIVNDYKPGYVIEKIAERAKRLKSPVIACLGLSFKANIDDLRESPSLAIVQHLSRMELGTIHVVEPHIQALPASLSSEHIRLTGTEEAIRKSDIVVLLVNHEAFQGIDRDLLQEKIVIDTRGFFTDQSRIKVGV; encoded by the coding sequence ATGGTAGAGAAGGTATGTGTAGTTGGGTTAGGTTATATTGGGCTTCCGACGGCGAGTCTGCTGGCGATTAAAGGGCTCCATGTCCATGGCGTTGACGTGAATCAGCATGCGGTTGATCGGATCAGCCAAGGTGAGGTTCATATCTATGAGCCGGACCTTGATATTATGGTGAAAGCGGCAGTACAGAGCGGTCAGCTGCAAGTGTCGACAAAGCCGGCGGAGGCGGATGTCTTCATCCTAGCGGTACCGACTCCTTTTCAAGATCATCAAAAGCCGGATCTGTCCTATGTGGAACAAGCGGTTCAATCCATTGTGCCGTATCTGCGACCAGGGAATATCGTCATTTTGGAATCGACGAGCCCGATCGGAACAACGGAGAAGATCACGGAATGGATTCTGGAAGCTAGAACCGATCTGAACATATCGGAAGCCATGCATGCCATCCAGCAGCGAATCTATGTTGCGCATTGTCCGGAACGGGTGATGCCGGGGCAAATCCTGCGCGAATTGGTCGAAAACGATCGGATCATCGGCGGGGTAGACGGACCATCGACGAATCGAGCCGTCTTGTTCTACAGGCAATTCGTGAGCGGCAAAATTCTGGAGACGAATGCGCGCACGGCCGAAATGGCGAAGTTGACCGAGAATTCGTTCCGCGATGTGAATATCGCGTTCGCCAACGAGCTGTCGCTGATCTGTGATCAACTCGATATTAATGTCTGGGAGATGATTCGGCTCGCCAATCATCACCCAAGGGTCAATATCCTTCAGCCGGGTCCGGGTGTCGGCGGTCACTGTATCGCTGTCGACCCGTGGTTCCTCGTCGATGCTGCGCCAGAGCAGGCCAGATTGATTCATACGGCGAGGATTGTAAATGATTATAAGCCTGGGTATGTGATCGAGAAAATTGCCGAGCGGGCAAAGAGACTGAAATCTCCTGTGATTGCTTGTCTAGGTCTTTCTTTTAAAGCAAATATCGATGATCTGCGTGAGAGCCCTTCCTTGGCCATCGTACAGCATCTCTCGCGAATGGAGCTTGGAACGATTCATGTTGTAGAACCGCATATTCAGGCACTGCCGGCATCACTGTCATCGGAGCATATCCGCCTGACGGGTACGGAAGAAGCGATCCGTAAATCGGATATCGTGGTGCTGCTCGTGAATCATGAAGCCTTCCAAGGGATTGACCGGGATCTATTGCAAGAGAAGATAGTCATCGATACGAGAGGGTTCTTCACGGACCAGTCCCGGATCAAGGTTGGGGTGTGA
- a CDS encoding sugar transferase, which yields MPQRQGDYEVQLQVHKQASNLFFVMMKRVIDVVISCIACVVISPLLLFLWILIKIEEPGAPGIYRQIRIGKDGKPFEMYKFRSMVRDAEARQQDLLHKNEIQGAMFKMKNDPRVTPIGRIIRRTSLDELPQLFNVIRGEMSLVGPRPPLPREVNEYTSYDLQRLTVIPGCTGLWQVSGRNQLGFKEMVELDLQYIRKQSILFDLLILLKTVRVLVGTKDAF from the coding sequence TTGCCGCAACGGCAGGGGGATTATGAAGTTCAATTACAAGTACATAAGCAGGCGAGCAATCTGTTTTTTGTCATGATGAAGCGGGTTATCGATGTCGTAATTTCTTGTATCGCATGTGTTGTCATTTCGCCGTTACTGTTATTTCTCTGGATTCTGATAAAGATCGAAGAGCCCGGAGCGCCTGGGATCTACAGACAGATTCGGATCGGTAAGGACGGGAAGCCATTCGAGATGTATAAATTCCGATCCATGGTACGGGATGCGGAAGCGAGGCAGCAGGATCTACTCCATAAGAATGAAATTCAAGGCGCGATGTTCAAAATGAAGAACGATCCGCGGGTGACGCCGATTGGGCGCATTATTCGCCGAACGAGTCTGGATGAGCTGCCGCAGTTATTCAATGTCATTCGAGGGGAAATGAGTCTGGTTGGTCCTAGGCCGCCGCTCCCCCGTGAAGTGAATGAATACACCTCTTATGATCTGCAGCGACTAACCGTCATCCCTGGATGTACGGGTCTTTGGCAGGTTAGCGGCCGGAATCAGCTCGGGTTCAAAGAGATGGTAGAACTGGATCTTCAATATATTCGCAAACAATCCATTCTCTTCGATCTCTTGATTCTCCTCAAAACGGTACGCGTATTGGTTGGAACGAAAGATGCTTTCTAA
- the galU gene encoding UTP--glucose-1-phosphate uridylyltransferase GalU, which translates to MSRVRKAIIPAAGLGTRFLPATKAMPKEMLPIVDKPTIQYIVEEAIASGIEDIIIVTGKGKRAIEDHFDYAYELENNLLEKGKLDLLEQVQRSSKVEIHYIRQKEAKGLGHAVWCARNFIGNEPFAVLLGDDIVRSEKPCIGQLIEQYEMYGRSVLGVGPVPYEQTHRYGIIDPLHVLDASGRTYSIQRVVEKPAVGEAPSNLAIMGRYVLTPEIFTFLDRQEIGYGGEIQLTDAIGQLQLLQGAIAYEFIGERFDVGEKLGFILTTVDFALREQELRLDLLRELDRMLQAEKQGRVH; encoded by the coding sequence ATGAGCAGAGTGAGAAAAGCGATTATACCAGCTGCAGGGCTCGGGACGAGATTTTTACCTGCGACAAAAGCCATGCCGAAGGAAATGCTTCCGATCGTCGATAAGCCAACGATTCAGTATATCGTTGAAGAAGCCATTGCCTCCGGCATCGAAGACATTATTATTGTGACCGGCAAGGGGAAACGAGCGATTGAAGACCATTTCGATTACGCATATGAGCTCGAGAATAATCTGCTCGAAAAAGGGAAGCTGGATTTGCTCGAACAGGTGCAGCGATCCTCGAAAGTGGAGATTCATTATATCCGGCAGAAGGAAGCGAAGGGGTTAGGTCATGCCGTGTGGTGTGCACGAAATTTCATAGGGAACGAGCCTTTCGCTGTCCTGCTTGGAGACGATATTGTCCGATCGGAGAAGCCTTGTATCGGTCAACTGATCGAACAGTATGAGATGTACGGACGGTCGGTGTTAGGCGTAGGTCCGGTTCCATACGAGCAGACGCATCGTTACGGCATCATCGATCCATTGCATGTGCTGGACGCGAGCGGACGGACTTATTCCATTCAGAGGGTGGTAGAGAAGCCGGCAGTAGGCGAAGCACCATCGAATCTGGCGATTATGGGCAGATATGTCCTCACGCCGGAGATTTTTACGTTCCTCGATCGCCAAGAGATTGGCTACGGAGGCGAAATTCAATTGACAGATGCGATTGGACAGCTTCAATTGCTGCAAGGGGCGATCGCCTATGAATTTATCGGGGAACGATTTGATGTGGGTGAGAAGCTGGGCTTTATTCTGACCACAGTGGATTTTGCGCTGCGTGAGCAGGAGCTCAGGTTAGATCTGTTAAGAGAACTGGACCGGATGCTGCAGGCCGAGAAGCAAGGAAGAGTACATTGA
- a CDS encoding CpsD/CapB family tyrosine-protein kinase, with protein sequence MRRSANEAKLIMDINRRSPIAEAYRGLRTNIQFSSWKHELRVLAVTSTLAGEGKTTTISNLAVAYAQEGKKVLLIDGDLRHPSLYAMFNMTNKLGLSNILANQCPYHETVRLTSIENLSIIPSGPIPPNPAELLSSEKFTELIEQVKVEYDLILIDTAPVMAVADGLVISTVSDGVILVVMAGKAKREHIVKAKEKLLHVQAHLLGVVLNNKKFHKSEANPYYYYGLQHNE encoded by the coding sequence ATGCGACGATCAGCCAATGAAGCCAAATTAATCATGGACATCAATCGAAGATCACCGATCGCAGAAGCTTATCGGGGACTGCGTACGAATATTCAATTCTCGAGCTGGAAGCATGAGCTGCGTGTGCTCGCTGTCACTTCGACGTTAGCCGGCGAAGGAAAGACGACAACAATCAGCAATCTAGCCGTGGCTTATGCGCAGGAAGGGAAGAAGGTACTGCTCATCGACGGGGATTTAAGGCATCCCTCATTGTATGCCATGTTCAACATGACGAACAAATTGGGACTTTCGAACATATTAGCGAACCAATGCCCATATCATGAGACGGTGCGCCTGACGTCGATCGAGAATCTCTCGATCATCCCTTCAGGACCGATTCCTCCGAACCCGGCAGAGCTGCTCTCATCAGAGAAGTTCACCGAGCTGATTGAGCAGGTGAAAGTAGAATATGATCTGATCCTGATTGATACGGCGCCCGTGATGGCCGTAGCTGACGGACTGGTCATCTCGACGGTCAGCGATGGTGTCATTCTCGTCGTGATGGCAGGTAAAGCGAAACGGGAGCATATTGTGAAGGCTAAAGAGAAGCTGCTGCACGTTCAAGCACATCTCTTGGGTGTCGTTCTGAACAATAAGAAGTTCCATAAGTCCGAGGCGAATCCTTACTACTATTATGGCCTGCAACACAATGAATGA
- a CDS encoding YveK family protein, with translation MELKLLIRMLWKRVWFLLLTVVICTTAAGVYSIYGMKPAYEASSTLIVNKSNLDAEGKPSLDINEINSNIMLINSYKEILSSGKIMDQVVIKHAELKVSAQDLRDRLKVITTQNSQIITLTIRDNSYAQAMNIVNAVAQVFKEEIPKIMKIDNISILDTAQPQTDPAPVSPLIKLNIVIAFVASLLIAVGIVLLKEYLDDTIKTDYDVERYLDMPTLGTVGRMSKRDLRSRARVKAKSKVGEQQYATISQ, from the coding sequence ATGGAACTGAAATTATTGATACGTATGTTATGGAAAAGAGTATGGTTCCTGCTATTGACGGTCGTCATCTGCACGACAGCGGCAGGCGTATACAGCATATACGGGATGAAACCGGCCTATGAGGCATCCAGCACCCTAATTGTGAACAAGTCCAATCTGGACGCAGAAGGCAAACCCTCTCTCGATATTAACGAGATTAATTCGAACATTATGCTGATTAACTCCTATAAAGAGATTCTGAGCTCCGGCAAAATCATGGATCAGGTCGTCATCAAACATGCCGAACTGAAAGTGTCGGCACAAGATTTAAGAGATCGGCTGAAAGTGATTACGACCCAGAACTCGCAGATTATTACGCTCACCATCCGTGATAACTCGTATGCGCAAGCAATGAACATCGTGAACGCTGTTGCACAGGTATTCAAAGAAGAGATTCCCAAGATCATGAAAATTGATAATATCTCCATTCTCGACACCGCACAGCCTCAGACAGACCCAGCGCCAGTGAGTCCGCTTATTAAACTCAATATTGTCATTGCTTTTGTTGCTTCATTATTGATCGCCGTAGGGATTGTTCTCCTGAAGGAATATTTAGACGATACGATCAAGACCGACTATGATGTCGAGCGTTATCTAGATATGCCAACCTTAGGAACGGTTGGACGAATGAGCAAGCGTGATCTCCGATCGAGAGCGCGTGTCAAAGCGAAGAGCAAAGTGGGGGAGCAGCAATATGCGACGATCAGCCAATGA
- a CDS encoding tyrosine-protein phosphatase translates to MIDTHCHILPNCDDGPKTSEGSIRMAQAAVRQGIHTIIATPHHATRKYNNASSKIIRAVRLLNAKLKKQGIPLTVLPGQEFRLTEAYRTDYRKGRIQTLAGTSYLLVELPSRLVPDYFMDFLAYMNRHHTHIIIAHPERNFEIIKQPAMLQHWLTHGVLLQVTTQSLVGYFGKKIQETAKWICKKQWAHLIASDAHDPDQRKFYIREGSKIVVECSGATYLSQLHANAAHLIRGRRS, encoded by the coding sequence ATGATCGACACGCATTGTCATATTTTGCCGAATTGTGATGATGGACCAAAGACGTCAGAAGGCTCCATTCGTATGGCTCAAGCGGCTGTAAGGCAAGGAATACATACGATTATTGCAACACCTCACCACGCGACTCGAAAATACAATAATGCGTCATCCAAGATTATACGAGCAGTGCGGCTCTTGAACGCCAAGCTGAAGAAGCAAGGCATTCCACTGACGGTTCTGCCGGGGCAGGAGTTCCGCCTCACCGAAGCTTATCGCACAGATTATCGCAAAGGCCGCATCCAGACGTTAGCGGGCACCTCTTATTTACTCGTCGAATTGCCTTCCAGACTTGTTCCAGACTACTTCATGGATTTCCTCGCTTATATGAATCGACATCATACTCACATCATCATTGCTCACCCAGAACGAAATTTCGAGATTATTAAACAACCTGCGATGTTACAGCATTGGCTTACACATGGTGTATTACTGCAAGTTACGACACAGTCGCTCGTTGGTTATTTTGGCAAGAAGATTCAAGAGACGGCGAAATGGATCTGCAAAAAGCAATGGGCTCATTTGATTGCATCCGATGCACATGATCCTGATCAGCGGAAATTCTATATTCGTGAAGGAAGCAAAATCGTGGTGGAATGCTCAGGGGCGACCTACCTGTCACAGTTGCATGCGAATGCGGCTCACCTCATTCGGGGGAGGAGATCATGA
- a CDS encoding helix-turn-helix domain-containing protein: MKNGNRISELREQKGWTQEELATMIGISRAALSHYEKNRRKPDFETLTQLADLFQVSIDYLIGRTNTAQHALDPEIEQFTEQLELSDSELLERFNLTVDGQQLTDDEARRFIAFVRAERMMKS, encoded by the coding sequence ATGAAAAACGGGAATCGAATCTCAGAACTGCGGGAGCAAAAAGGGTGGACGCAAGAGGAGTTGGCAACGATGATCGGCATCAGCCGTGCAGCGCTGTCACACTATGAGAAGAACCGCAGAAAACCAGATTTTGAGACTTTAACGCAGTTAGCCGATTTATTCCAAGTCTCCATCGACTACCTCATTGGAAGAACGAATACCGCCCAGCACGCTCTAGATCCTGAAATTGAACAGTTCACGGAACAATTAGAGCTCTCCGATTCGGAACTCTTAGAACGCTTCAATCTTACCGTCGATGGACAACAATTAACCGATGATGAAGCCCGCCGCTTCATCGCATTCGTTCGTGCTGAACGCATGATGAAATCTTAA